A single genomic interval of Saccharomyces eubayanus strain FM1318 chromosome IV, whole genome shotgun sequence harbors:
- the YAT1 gene encoding carnitine O-acetyltransferase YAT1, with amino-acid sequence MALKAQTQDVPAMKRLPIPPLKDTLQRFLDRVEPLQDALQNERTRSTVLSPTNLKLMETLHNKLLEYDSQIAKETPHSSYIEQFWYDSYLTYDASVVLNVNPFFKLEDDPIINNHTFHSESAPYGEHTLQIKRCAKLVTSMLKFVKSIRCRTLKPDTIHGEIPLSMDQYDKLFGSSRIPPSTGQESCHLQTDPTSHHVIIVYKSQFYWFDVLDIDNSPIFSTSVELEWNLYSIINDYEEAYKHHRRHHNHPQNDNRPFPFGLFTTESRRSWAKVRDYISKDPESTNCRNLKLIESALFVICLDDVSFEEGQEDELVKSMLCGTSNVDLSSKLLHNSSMPITLSLQHGTCLNRWYDKLQLIVTKDGKAGINFEHTGVDGHTVLRLASDIYTDSILSFARGVTPNVLDIFDDTKDSSLFKSTANLITIPRRLEWTVDNFLLSSLHFAETRISDLISQYEFVTLNFGKYGARHIKSVFKCSPDAFTQQIFQIAYYALYGKLETTYEPAMTKAFQNGRTEAIRTVTPQCKMFVKSLFDKTLTDRRRIELLHQSCKEHSRITKECSMGLGQDRHLYAMYCVWNEWFKGILPLPPLYHDNSWSILNTNILSTSNCGNPCLKSFGFGPVTANGFGIGYVIREESISIVVSSKHRQTHRFASLMEKALLVMDRIFQKESRIPSDGPISKQSPDESAHYSQHQAEALDFLLSGYGCFDVNVSG; translated from the coding sequence atGGCTTTGAAGGCACAAACGCAAGATGTACCAGCTATGAAAAGATTGCCTATTCCACCTTTGAAGGATACATTGCAAAGATTTTTGGACAGGGTCGAGCCATTACAGGATGCTTTGCAAAATGAAAGGACGAGATCGACCGTCTTATCGCCGACGAATTTAAAGCTAATGGAAACTTTACATAATAAACTGCTGGAATATGACTCACAAATCGCCAAAGAAACTCCACATTCTTCGTATATCGAACAATTTTGGTATGATTCTTATCTGACATACGACGCCTCAGTAGTGCTAAATGTTAATcccttcttcaaattggAAGATGACCCCATAATTAATAATCACACCTTCCATTCGGAATCTGCTCCATATGGGGAGCATACTTTGCAGATTAAAAGATGTGCCAAACTGGTCACCTCGATGTTAAAGTTCGTTAAAAGCATCCGTTGTAGGACACTAAAGCCTGATACCATTCATGGTGAGATTCCATTATCTATGGATCAATATGATAAGTTGTTCGGATCAAGTAGAATACCACCTAGTACAGGCCAAGAGTCGTGCCATTTACAGACAGACCCTACTTCCCATCACGTCATAATCGTGTATAAATCCCAATTCTATTGGTTTGATGTACTGGATATTGACAATTCGcctattttttcaacatctgTGGAATTAGAATGGAATTTGTACTCAATTATTAACGACTATGAAGAAGCCTACAAGCATCATCGTCGCCACCACAATCACCCACAGAACGATAATAGACCCTTTCCATTTGGTCTTTTCACTACAGAAAGTAGAAGATCGTGGGCAAAAGTAAGAGATTACATATCTAAGGATCCAGAGTCAACTAATTGCAGGAATTTGAAGTTAATTGAAAGTGCCTTATTCGTGATATGCCTAGATGATGTGTCATTTGAAGAGGGACAAGAAGATGAGCTGGTGAAGTCAATGCTATGCGGCACTTCGAATGTCGATTTGAGCTCCAAATTGTTACATAATAGTAGCATGCCGATTACGTTAAGTTTGCAGCATGGCACTTGCTTAAATCGTTGGTATGACAAATTGCAACTGATAGTTACGAAAGATGGGAAAGCAGGCATAAATTTCGAGCATACCGGGGTTGATGGTCATACAGTTCTAAGGTTAGCTTCTGATATTTATACAGATTCTATCCTAAGTTTTGCAAGGGGCGTTACTCCCAATGTTCTAGATATCTTTGATGACACTAAGGATAGCTCGCTATTCAAGTCAACCGCTAACCTAATCACAATCCCAAGAAGACTTGAATGGACCGTTGATAATTTTCTACTAAGCTCTTTGCATTTTGcagaaacaagaatatCAGATTTGATTTCCCAGTATGAATTTGTCACCTtaaattttggaaaatatggGGCCAGACACATAAAATCGGTTTTCAAATGCTCGCCAGATGCCTTCACGCAACAGATATTCCAAATCGCATACTATGCACTGTATGGTAAACTCGAGACCACTTATGAACCTGCTATGACAAaggcttttcaaaatggcAGAACTGAGGCCATCAGGACAGTCACCCCGCAATGTAAAATGTTTGTTAAGTCTTTGTTTGATAAGACTCTAACAGATAGACGGAGAATTGAATTACTTCATCAATCGTGTAAGGAACATTCTCGGATTACAAAAGAATGCTCCATGGGATTGGGTCAAGACCGTCATTTGTATGCAATGTACTGTGTCTGGAATGAATGGTTCAAAGGCATACTACCGTTACCACCATTATATCATGATAACTCCTGGAGTATTCTGAATACAAATATCCTAAGTACTTCAAATTGTGGTAATCCTTGTTTAAAAAGCTTTGGCTTTGGCCCCGTGACTGCTAATGGGTTTGGGATTGGTTATGTTATTCGTGAAGAATCTATATCCATCGTTGTATCTTCCAAACATAGGCAAACGCATAGATTTGCGTCTTTAATGGAGAAAGCACTACTAGTCATGGATCGTATCTTCCAGAAAGAATCAAGAATACCCAGTGATGGACCTATTTCTAAGCAAAGTCCAGATGAGTCTGCACATTATTCACAACATCAGGCCGAAGCTCTAGACTTCTTGTTGTCCGGATACGGCTGTTTCGATGTTAATGTTTCTGGGTGA